In the genome of Candidatus Saccharibacteria bacterium, one region contains:
- the mnmA gene encoding tRNA 2-thiouridine(34) synthase MnmA yields the protein MTYSERVADIQRSQHAKRTVSVASSTRKQDSEAHKPCVYVGMSGGVDSSVTAALLKEHGYKVVGVFMKNWSKDLPGFPCPWKEDYQDAKRVAVQLGIDFKMYDFETQYRQKVVDYMINEYQAGRTPNPDIVCNQEVKFKLFLDAALGDGADLIATGHYAKVSKRQKAKGKKGTAELQKAKDDNKDQTYFLYRVTEAALEKTLFPLGDYTKPEVRKLAKKFGLVTAGKKESMGICFVGKVGIKEFLQQYVKTEPGVIKDQNGVTIGEHDGAIFYTIGQRHGMNVGGGLPFYVTGKDMDKNEVYVTSDIADKNLWSKAIKLTSTHWINGAPESGRTYRVRTRHRAPLVEATLISAEPNAQLELKDEIRALTPGQSAVLYDGDRVLGGGIVI from the coding sequence ATGACGTACAGCGAACGAGTAGCGGACATACAGAGGTCGCAGCACGCCAAAAGAACTGTCAGTGTTGCGAGCTCTACACGCAAGCAGGACAGTGAGGCGCATAAGCCATGTGTGTATGTTGGAATGAGCGGCGGGGTGGATAGCTCCGTCACGGCAGCCTTGCTCAAAGAACATGGTTATAAGGTTGTAGGTGTGTTCATGAAAAATTGGAGCAAAGACCTGCCCGGTTTCCCGTGCCCCTGGAAAGAAGACTATCAAGACGCCAAGCGCGTAGCTGTACAGTTAGGCATCGACTTTAAAATGTATGATTTTGAGACCCAGTATCGCCAAAAGGTGGTAGATTATATGATTAATGAATACCAGGCTGGGCGCACTCCAAACCCGGACATCGTGTGCAATCAGGAAGTAAAGTTCAAGTTGTTTTTAGATGCGGCTTTAGGGGACGGCGCTGATTTGATAGCAACAGGACATTACGCAAAAGTTAGCAAAAGGCAAAAGGCAAAAGGCAAAAAGGGAACTGCAGAGTTACAAAAAGCCAAGGACGACAACAAGGATCAAACATATTTTTTGTATCGGGTGACGGAAGCAGCGCTAGAAAAAACACTGTTTCCTCTGGGTGATTACACCAAGCCGGAAGTGCGCAAACTCGCCAAGAAATTCGGGTTGGTTACAGCTGGTAAGAAGGAGAGCATGGGGATTTGTTTTGTCGGTAAGGTCGGCATTAAAGAGTTCTTGCAGCAGTACGTCAAAACCGAGCCTGGCGTAATCAAAGATCAGAACGGTGTCACGATTGGCGAACACGATGGCGCAATCTTCTACACCATCGGCCAGCGGCATGGCATGAATGTTGGCGGTGGCCTGCCTTTCTACGTTACCGGCAAAGATATGGATAAAAACGAGGTTTACGTCACGTCTGACATCGCTGACAAAAATCTATGGAGTAAAGCCATTAAACTTACAAGTACACACTGGATTAACGGAGCACCGGAGTCCGGTAGAACCTATCGGGTAAGGACGCGTCACCGCGCCCCGCTCGTAGAAGCCACGCTCATTTCTGCTGAACCAAATGCGCAGCTAGAACTAAAAGATGAAATCCGCGCCCTCACGCCAGGTCAATCCGCTGTCCTCTACGATGGAGACCGCGTCTTAGGCGGCGGCATCGTCATCTAG
- a CDS encoding alanine--tRNA ligase gives MNAQQIRKAYLDFFKQRDHEVIPRALLVPYNDPTTLFTGSGMQPLIPYLLGEPHQEGNRLVNSQTCLRAQDIDDIGDNRHTTFFEMLGNWSLGDYFKKDQIRWFFEFLTDVVGLDPNKIYVTCFIGSKEHNIPRDDEAAGIWQELFKEKGIDAKIVEVGSQEDGDKRGIHPGERIFFYDDGENWWSRAGGLDKTPIGDPCGPDSEVFYDFGDQNHAEGYGEPHPASDSGRFMEIGNQVFMQYRRTEAGFEPLAKPNVDFGGGLERIAAAAIDSPDVFWISLIHPIVTELEKLSGKKYDSHTESMRVIADHLRVATFLAVDGVKPSNKEQGYVMRRLVRRAIRYAFDLGVEQNFLENIVPVITDIYHDDFPEVAAKRQEVIDTLIKEEKAFRQTIRKGLKEFQNLFGVESGKSKVQSHGAAIFTLYDTYGFPVELSVEEAFKQDIKLDENWREQFEARMKEQRERSQTAAKGAFKGGLGGQTMQHKKYHTATHLMYQALRDVLGDHVIQRGSNITEERLRFDFSHPEKVTREQLDEVEEIVNREIAKDLRISWAEYPTEEATGRLGALGQFGDRYGDTVKVYSMKNPKAPEDERPFSFEICGGPHVDHTLQLFEDGKKFKIIKEEASSAGIRRIKAVLV, from the coding sequence ATGAATGCACAACAAATCCGTAAGGCTTACTTAGATTTCTTTAAGCAGCGTGATCACGAGGTGATTCCGCGGGCTTTGCTCGTACCGTACAATGACCCAACCACACTGTTTACCGGCTCGGGTATGCAGCCGCTTATTCCGTACTTGCTAGGTGAACCACATCAGGAAGGCAATAGGCTTGTAAACAGTCAGACCTGTCTGCGTGCTCAGGATATTGATGATATTGGTGATAACCGCCACACCACATTTTTTGAAATGCTTGGCAACTGGAGCTTGGGTGATTATTTTAAAAAAGATCAGATTAGGTGGTTTTTCGAGTTTCTGACAGATGTCGTCGGCCTCGACCCTAACAAAATTTACGTGACGTGTTTTATAGGTAGCAAAGAGCATAACATTCCGCGTGATGACGAAGCTGCCGGGATTTGGCAGGAGCTGTTTAAAGAAAAAGGTATTGACGCCAAGATTGTAGAAGTCGGCTCGCAAGAAGACGGCGACAAGCGAGGAATACACCCAGGTGAGCGGATTTTCTTTTACGACGACGGCGAAAACTGGTGGAGCCGTGCCGGTGGCCTAGACAAGACGCCGATTGGTGACCCATGTGGGCCAGACAGCGAAGTATTTTATGACTTTGGTGACCAAAACCATGCTGAAGGTTACGGAGAACCACACCCGGCCAGCGACTCCGGCCGATTTATGGAAATCGGCAACCAAGTATTTATGCAGTATCGTCGCACAGAAGCTGGTTTTGAGCCGCTCGCTAAACCAAATGTTGACTTTGGCGGTGGCCTAGAACGCATTGCCGCAGCTGCAATCGACAGCCCAGACGTGTTTTGGATTAGCCTGATTCATCCAATTGTCACAGAGCTAGAAAAGCTCAGCGGCAAAAAGTACGACAGCCACACCGAAAGTATGCGGGTTATTGCTGATCATTTGCGGGTCGCTACATTCCTGGCAGTTGACGGCGTAAAGCCAAGCAACAAAGAGCAGGGTTATGTCATGCGCCGGTTGGTTCGTCGAGCTATCCGTTACGCCTTTGATCTGGGTGTTGAGCAGAACTTTTTAGAGAACATCGTGCCTGTTATTACAGACATATATCACGATGATTTCCCAGAAGTTGCCGCCAAGCGCCAAGAAGTTATAGATACGCTAATTAAAGAAGAAAAAGCCTTCCGCCAAACGATTCGAAAAGGCTTAAAAGAGTTTCAAAACCTTTTCGGAGTTGAAAGTGGAAAGTCTAAAGTACAAAGTCACGGTGCAGCAATCTTTACTCTTTATGACACCTATGGATTCCCGGTTGAGCTAAGTGTTGAAGAAGCGTTTAAGCAAGATATCAAACTTGATGAAAATTGGCGTGAGCAGTTCGAGGCGAGGATGAAAGAGCAGCGGGAGCGGAGTCAAACGGCGGCCAAAGGGGCGTTTAAGGGTGGTCTGGGTGGACAGACCATGCAGCACAAGAAGTACCATACTGCAACACACTTGATGTATCAGGCCTTGCGCGACGTACTGGGCGACCACGTCATTCAGCGTGGTAGTAACATTACTGAAGAACGCCTGCGCTTTGATTTTAGCCACCCAGAAAAGGTTACTCGCGAGCAGCTTGATGAAGTTGAGGAAATCGTTAACCGAGAAATTGCGAAAGATTTACGTATTAGCTGGGCTGAATATCCGACGGAAGAAGCCACTGGACGCTTAGGCGCGCTCGGGCAGTTCGGTGATCGTTATGGTGATACGGTCAAGGTTTATTCCATGAAGAATCCAAAAGCGCCAGAGGATGAACGGCCGTTTAGTTTTGAAATTTGTGGCGGCCCGCACGTTGATCATACTCTGCAACTGTTTGAGGATGGTAAAAAGTTTAAAATCATCAAAGAGGAGGCCAGCTCCGCCGGCATCCGCCGCATCAAAGCCGTCCTGGTTTAG